Proteins from a single region of Haloarchaeobius litoreus:
- a CDS encoding GNAT family N-acetyltransferase, translating into MNYEIRYAEEDDADEILSLWYEYSDHLSQFDARYEHKADAGDQWRDYFLNRMVGSSKASVFVADSTEVEGLLGVIEVRVMGAHPIFQLDQHGMIFGHHVRSGYQRQGIEAALLDKAEEWFKHEQNLSFYRMNVLAENHYLGEIYEEYGLEQIEHTYEGEL; encoded by the coding sequence ATGAACTACGAGATACGGTACGCCGAAGAGGACGACGCCGACGAGATACTCTCCCTGTGGTACGAGTACTCCGACCATCTCTCGCAGTTCGACGCCCGCTACGAACACAAGGCCGACGCCGGTGACCAGTGGCGTGATTACTTCCTCAACCGGATGGTCGGTAGCTCGAAGGCGTCCGTCTTCGTCGCCGACTCGACCGAGGTCGAGGGTCTTCTGGGTGTCATCGAGGTCAGAGTGATGGGTGCCCACCCGATCTTCCAGCTCGACCAGCACGGGATGATCTTCGGTCACCACGTGCGCAGCGGCTACCAGCGTCAGGGCATCGAGGCCGCCCTCCTCGACAAGGCGGAGGAGTGGTTCAAACACGAGCAGAACCTCTCCTTCTACCGGATGAACGTCCTCGCGGAGAACCACTACCTCGGCGAGATCTACGAGGAGTACGGACTGGAACAGATCGAGCACACCTACGAAGGAGAGCTCTGA
- a CDS encoding 1,2-phenylacetyl-CoA epoxidase subunit PaaC, translated as MGVVERQLEELKAECKADDEELIGKVSRGEMIETIEEMSPGYLHTLVEFMLTQHDTEIMSACSYHPAATQMAPTMDAKVSGSAVVQDEIGHANLGYRVLSDLGFDKEALMYERDPKEWRNMRVFDEPFENFAEFACGVGFYDRAGTIQIGDIEENCSFGPWKRYERKVVAEEGFHKRLGDMWFKRLGSGTDRQQETLQAAVDKMFPKAIAFLGHPEKEGKAIKRIREYSLRKGSNREHRQEWLRQVVETFDPLEVDVPAHYDEDADEYVVDLDMDWKGVYDEWKQSPGPVDHIQTVRGVA; from the coding sequence ATGGGCGTCGTAGAACGTCAGTTAGAGGAGTTGAAAGCGGAGTGTAAAGCCGATGACGAGGAGCTCATCGGCAAGGTCTCTCGCGGCGAGATGATCGAGACGATAGAGGAGATGAGTCCGGGCTATCTCCACACGCTCGTCGAGTTCATGCTCACCCAGCACGACACCGAGATCATGAGCGCCTGCTCGTACCACCCAGCGGCGACACAGATGGCACCGACGATGGACGCCAAAGTGTCGGGCAGCGCCGTCGTGCAGGACGAGATTGGCCACGCGAACCTGGGCTACCGCGTGCTCTCCGACCTCGGCTTCGACAAGGAGGCGCTGATGTACGAGCGCGACCCGAAGGAGTGGCGGAACATGCGAGTGTTCGACGAGCCGTTCGAGAACTTCGCCGAGTTCGCCTGCGGCGTCGGCTTCTACGACCGCGCGGGCACCATCCAGATCGGCGACATCGAGGAGAACTGCTCGTTCGGCCCGTGGAAACGCTACGAGCGGAAGGTCGTCGCCGAGGAGGGGTTCCACAAGCGCCTCGGTGACATGTGGTTCAAGCGCCTCGGCAGCGGCACGGACCGCCAGCAGGAGACGCTGCAGGCTGCGGTCGACAAGATGTTCCCGAAGGCCATCGCGTTCCTCGGACACCCCGAGAAGGAGGGCAAGGCCATCAAACGCATCCGCGAGTACAGCCTCCGGAAGGGCTCGAACCGGGAGCACCGCCAGGAGTGGCTGCGACAGGTCGTCGAGACGTTCGACCCGCTCGAGGTCGACGTCCCCGCCCACTACGACGAGGACGCCGACGAGTACGTCGTCGACCTCGACATGGACTGGAAGGGCGTCTACGACGAGTGGAAGCAGTCCCCCGGCCCCGTCGACCACATCCAGACCGTCAGAGGCGTTGCATAA
- a CDS encoding alpha/beta fold hydrolase, with translation MRTEVNGIELAYEVEGRGRPVVLVHGLGSTLNTWEGVADSLSVAYEVYRFDLRGSGRSDVPDGPYELDDWVGDLRAFLDDQELDAVHLVGHSLGSIVSMQFAAESPERVRTLSLAAAGPGMPDEKVAELSSVADAIESEGMDAHADEETAESLSAHTKETKPELVGLYRELVLSNDPAGYAASMRGLMDASVMPVLGDIEAPTLLLAAENDTVTPPVASLIIAGKVPDATVTVLPDAGHMAHLEAPKAVATELHEFIANN, from the coding sequence ATGCGCACCGAAGTCAACGGTATCGAACTCGCGTACGAGGTCGAGGGTCGTGGTCGGCCGGTCGTCCTCGTCCACGGACTCGGAAGCACACTCAACACGTGGGAGGGGGTGGCGGACTCCCTCTCCGTGGCCTACGAGGTCTACCGGTTCGACCTCCGTGGCAGTGGTCGGAGCGACGTTCCGGACGGACCGTACGAGCTCGACGACTGGGTGGGCGACCTCCGCGCGTTCCTCGACGACCAGGAGCTCGACGCGGTCCACCTGGTCGGGCACTCGCTCGGCAGCATCGTCTCGATGCAGTTCGCCGCCGAGAGCCCCGAGCGGGTCCGTACACTCTCGCTCGCGGCCGCCGGTCCGGGGATGCCCGACGAGAAGGTTGCCGAGCTGTCGTCCGTCGCCGACGCCATCGAGTCCGAGGGGATGGACGCCCACGCCGACGAGGAGACCGCCGAGTCGCTGTCGGCACACACGAAGGAGACGAAGCCGGAACTCGTCGGGCTCTACCGCGAACTCGTCCTCTCGAACGACCCGGCTGGCTACGCGGCGTCGATGCGTGGCCTGATGGACGCGTCCGTGATGCCGGTGCTCGGCGACATCGAGGCCCCGACGCTGTTGCTGGCGGCGGAGAACGACACCGTGACGCCGCCGGTCGCCTCGCTCATCATCGCCGGAAAGGTTCCGGATGCGACCGTCACGGTGCTCCCGGACGCCGGCCACATGGCACACCTGGAAGCGCCGAAGGCGGTGGCGACGGAGCTGCACGAGTTCATCGCGAACAACTAG
- a CDS encoding (2,3-dihydroxybenzoyl)adenylate synthase: MAGYESATLDIDGYVPFSEERCRQYIEDGHWRNLTFHDVLDRAADDQPDRTAVIGPHRELSYGDLQTRSRQLAAALVENLGLEVGDMAVFQFPNCTEFVEAFFACSRAGVVPVMLLPRHRAAEATHVTNLTDAKAFFTAGDRYEMGFDHVGLVDDIAADCDSLEHRVAVCDETVPDGWHSFDDLFEPDGTDAADDIEVNPFDPGLMLLSGGTTGMPKGIPRTHNDYVFQWEYMASVSEVEDDWVSFPSVPIGHNASLNCIVGATFWAGGTLAVEPNLKPESLMALIERVGGNYTLPIPTQLIDILEHPKLDEYDLSSLEVVMSGGQKVRPKAVYDFVDNWDVGFENIFGMAEGPLICTRPDDDVDVQAHTVGRPIAPDADEVKIVDERREEEVQQGEAGELAVRGPGFFTGYFRNEEENSENFDEDGWFYTEDVLRLNDDGNFEVFGRMKDTIIRGGENIYAPGIEDEIIEHPSVMNVAVIGMPDERLGERPCAFIELEPDAEAVTVDSLSTFLDERGIAVFKHPERVEIVDEIPRTEVGKIAKVSLEERITQQLKSEGVLPEEY; the protein is encoded by the coding sequence ATGGCCGGGTACGAGTCCGCGACACTGGACATCGACGGGTACGTACCGTTCTCTGAGGAACGGTGCAGGCAGTACATCGAGGACGGGCACTGGCGGAACCTGACCTTCCACGACGTGCTGGACAGGGCGGCGGACGACCAGCCGGATCGGACGGCTGTCATCGGACCACATCGGGAGCTCAGCTACGGGGACCTGCAGACGCGGTCACGACAGCTTGCGGCCGCGCTCGTCGAGAATCTGGGCCTCGAGGTGGGCGACATGGCCGTCTTCCAGTTCCCGAACTGCACCGAGTTCGTCGAGGCGTTCTTCGCCTGCTCGCGCGCCGGCGTCGTGCCGGTGATGCTCCTGCCGCGGCACCGCGCCGCCGAGGCGACCCACGTGACGAACCTCACCGACGCGAAGGCCTTCTTCACCGCGGGTGACCGCTACGAGATGGGGTTCGACCACGTCGGCCTCGTCGACGACATCGCGGCGGACTGCGACTCGCTGGAGCACCGAGTCGCCGTGTGCGACGAGACGGTGCCCGACGGCTGGCACTCCTTCGACGACCTGTTCGAGCCGGACGGTACTGACGCCGCTGACGACATCGAGGTCAACCCGTTCGACCCGGGTCTGATGCTCCTCTCGGGTGGCACGACCGGGATGCCGAAGGGCATCCCCCGGACCCACAACGACTACGTGTTCCAGTGGGAGTACATGGCGTCGGTCTCGGAGGTCGAGGACGACTGGGTCTCGTTCCCGAGCGTCCCCATCGGCCACAACGCGTCGCTGAACTGCATCGTGGGAGCGACGTTCTGGGCGGGTGGCACGCTCGCCGTCGAGCCCAACCTGAAACCGGAGTCGCTGATGGCACTCATCGAGCGCGTCGGGGGGAACTACACCCTCCCGATTCCGACGCAGCTCATCGACATCCTCGAGCACCCGAAGCTCGACGAGTACGACCTCTCCTCGCTGGAAGTCGTGATGAGCGGCGGCCAGAAGGTGCGGCCGAAGGCGGTCTACGACTTCGTCGACAACTGGGACGTGGGGTTCGAGAACATCTTCGGGATGGCCGAAGGCCCACTCATCTGCACCCGACCGGACGACGACGTGGACGTACAGGCACACACCGTCGGGCGGCCTATCGCCCCCGACGCCGACGAGGTGAAGATCGTCGACGAACGACGCGAGGAGGAGGTCCAGCAGGGCGAGGCCGGTGAGCTGGCCGTTCGTGGGCCGGGGTTCTTCACCGGCTACTTCCGGAACGAGGAGGAGAACAGCGAGAACTTCGACGAGGACGGCTGGTTCTACACCGAGGACGTGCTCCGGCTGAACGACGACGGCAACTTCGAGGTGTTCGGCCGGATGAAGGACACCATCATCCGGGGCGGCGAGAACATCTACGCGCCGGGTATCGAGGACGAGATCATCGAGCACCCGTCGGTGATGAACGTCGCCGTCATCGGGATGCCGGACGAACGACTCGGCGAACGCCCGTGTGCGTTCATCGAACTCGAACCCGACGCTGAAGCCGTCACGGTCGACTCGCTCTCGACCTTCCTCGACGAGCGGGGCATCGCGGTGTTCAAACACCCCGAACGGGTCGAGATCGTCGACGAGATTCCCCGAACCGAGGTCGGCAAGATCGCGAAGGTGTCCCTGGAGGAGCGCATCACCCAGCAGCTGAAATCGGAGGGCGTCCTCCCCGAGGAGTACTGA
- a CDS encoding sodium:solute symporter family protein produces MVADNVVILSVTVVYLFLVLGVGYVAARATGTSREDFLMADRSFNTIILLAALFATNMTAVVMIGAPGLAYRAGAGAYGFFVSLFAFLFPVFLMTVGYRIWLVGKRFGHITPGQIVNHRWNSSYLGVVIMTMFTIWTIPYLLVGVQGGGIVFESLTEGLIPYWLGALIVLVVVGLYVYQGGMRGTGWTNAFQGAVFIAFLLAMFVWVPTRIGGFGAATEAVASINNGVLLNRGGIPPFQTRTWLSQGLIVAFGAFMFPHLIMRYMTAKSVETLKQTSLLYPVAVVVVWVPAVMLGFWGVAQFPELGNPDFILPTMVAEFLPVWVVGFALAGILAALMSSLDGQVLTLSTFFTEDVAREFFDIDSNEREVWLTRAFLVIIFALAYVGALVTKDSIVDTATFAFSGYALMFVPFVSAFYWRASSEESVLVGLLVGFVGLWAFELGVLPGSLTFGFLPFVPLLVVQVVAMVVVSAVTDEAPAGRLAEYERLFRDVW; encoded by the coding sequence ATGGTCGCTGACAACGTCGTCATCCTCTCCGTCACGGTGGTGTACCTGTTCTTGGTTCTCGGTGTCGGCTACGTCGCCGCCCGAGCGACCGGGACGAGCCGGGAGGACTTCCTCATGGCGGACCGGTCGTTCAACACCATCATCCTGCTCGCGGCGCTGTTCGCCACGAACATGACCGCCGTGGTGATGATCGGTGCACCGGGCCTCGCCTATCGGGCTGGAGCGGGCGCGTACGGCTTCTTCGTCTCGCTGTTCGCGTTCCTCTTCCCGGTGTTCCTCATGACGGTCGGGTACCGCATCTGGCTCGTTGGAAAACGCTTCGGACACATCACACCGGGTCAGATCGTCAACCATCGTTGGAACTCCTCGTACCTCGGCGTCGTCATCATGACGATGTTCACCATCTGGACGATTCCGTACCTGCTCGTCGGCGTGCAGGGCGGTGGTATCGTCTTCGAGTCGCTGACCGAGGGGCTCATCCCCTACTGGCTCGGCGCGCTCATCGTGCTGGTCGTCGTCGGGCTGTACGTCTACCAGGGCGGGATGCGTGGCACCGGCTGGACGAACGCGTTCCAGGGGGCCGTCTTCATCGCGTTCCTCCTGGCGATGTTCGTCTGGGTCCCCACCCGCATCGGCGGCTTCGGCGCGGCGACGGAGGCCGTCGCCAGCATCAACAACGGCGTGCTCCTGAACCGGGGCGGCATCCCGCCGTTCCAGACCAGGACGTGGCTCTCGCAGGGACTCATCGTCGCCTTCGGCGCGTTCATGTTCCCACATCTCATCATGCGCTACATGACCGCGAAGTCGGTCGAGACGCTGAAGCAGACGTCGCTGCTGTATCCGGTCGCGGTCGTCGTCGTCTGGGTCCCGGCGGTGATGCTCGGCTTCTGGGGCGTCGCACAGTTCCCCGAGCTCGGTAACCCCGACTTCATCCTGCCGACGATGGTGGCGGAGTTCCTGCCGGTCTGGGTCGTCGGCTTCGCGCTCGCCGGCATCCTCGCCGCGCTCATGTCGAGTCTCGACGGACAGGTACTCACGCTGAGCACGTTCTTCACCGAGGACGTGGCGCGGGAGTTCTTCGACATCGACAGCAACGAGCGCGAGGTGTGGCTCACCCGCGCGTTCCTCGTTATCATCTTCGCGCTGGCGTACGTCGGGGCACTGGTGACGAAGGACAGCATCGTCGACACCGCGACGTTCGCGTTCTCGGGCTACGCGTTGATGTTCGTCCCGTTCGTCTCGGCGTTCTACTGGCGGGCCTCCTCCGAGGAGAGCGTCCTCGTCGGACTGTTGGTCGGCTTCGTCGGCCTCTGGGCGTTCGAACTCGGTGTACTCCCCGGCTCGCTCACGTTCGGGTTCCTCCCGTTCGTGCCGCTGCTCGTGGTGCAGGTCGTCGCGATGGTCGTCGTCTCGGCGGTGACCGACGAGGCACCTGCGGGCCGACTCGCGGAGTACGAACGGTTGTTCAGGGACGTCTGGTAG
- a CDS encoding acyl-CoA thioesterase: MFEHTITARFDDIDYAGRVFYGRLFNYAHVAEEEWFEHVGYPIPKLADELGVLFPMAHAEGDFRGPIELGDEVAVHVGVESFGTKSFDVRAHAENLTQDHEAFRIDVTRVCLSTGEDGTEEIPAEFRVALEPYEWSDADGSRSD; the protein is encoded by the coding sequence ATGTTCGAGCACACGATAACCGCACGGTTCGACGACATCGACTACGCCGGCCGGGTGTTCTACGGTCGCCTGTTCAACTACGCCCACGTCGCCGAGGAGGAGTGGTTCGAGCACGTCGGCTACCCCATCCCGAAGCTCGCCGATGAACTGGGCGTGCTGTTCCCGATGGCCCACGCGGAGGGTGACTTCAGGGGGCCCATCGAGCTGGGCGACGAGGTGGCCGTCCACGTCGGCGTCGAGTCCTTCGGCACGAAGTCGTTCGACGTCAGGGCGCACGCGGAGAACCTGACCCAGGACCACGAGGCGTTCCGCATCGACGTGACCAGGGTCTGTCTCTCGACCGGCGAAGACGGCACCGAGGAGATCCCCGCGGAGTTCCGGGTCGCCCTCGAACCCTACGAGTGGAGTGACGCCGACGGGAGTCGGTCCGACTAG
- a CDS encoding 2Fe-2S iron-sulfur cluster-binding protein — protein sequence MPEHTVHFVNEDVSFEMDEDSPDSILDMAEKHGLNLQYQCRMGHCGMCVARAEGEVRQEDAMMLTEDEKAEGYCLTCVARPLSDLDVYSDDTP from the coding sequence ATGCCAGAGCACACCGTCCATTTCGTCAACGAGGATGTCTCGTTCGAGATGGACGAGGACAGCCCCGACAGCATCCTCGACATGGCCGAGAAACACGGGCTGAACCTCCAGTACCAGTGTCGGATGGGCCACTGTGGGATGTGCGTGGCCCGTGCGGAGGGCGAGGTCCGGCAGGAGGACGCGATGATGCTCACGGAGGACGAGAAGGCGGAAGGCTACTGCCTGACCTGTGTCGCGCGCCCGCTCTCGGACCTCGACGTGTACTCCGACGACACGCCGTAA
- a CDS encoding enoyl-CoA hydratase/isomerase family protein, whose product MSAVTYSVSDGVAEITLARPEARNAMNADVIEGLVEGVADAASDDEVRVVVLAAEGDLFCGGGDVKALGELLDDDATGVERREYITEGIHRPMKALMALDKPVVCRLQGDAIGAGSNLALSCDIIVAAEDATLSEGFKNVGLAIDCGGSYLLTHSTSLAKAKELVMTGRPVDATEAEDIGLVNYAVPADELDEKVDELVGQLRDGPTAALGMSKQLLHEGVNATFEEALENEARANAILGNSDDHAEGIAAFRERRSPEFTGE is encoded by the coding sequence ATGTCAGCTGTCACCTACAGCGTCTCGGACGGCGTCGCGGAGATCACGCTCGCACGACCCGAAGCACGGAACGCGATGAACGCCGACGTCATCGAGGGGCTGGTCGAGGGGGTCGCGGACGCGGCCAGCGACGACGAGGTACGCGTGGTCGTCCTCGCGGCGGAGGGCGACCTGTTCTGCGGGGGCGGCGACGTGAAGGCACTCGGCGAACTGCTCGACGACGACGCGACGGGCGTCGAGCGACGGGAGTACATCACCGAGGGCATCCACCGGCCGATGAAGGCGCTGATGGCACTGGACAAACCCGTCGTCTGCCGGCTCCAGGGCGACGCCATCGGGGCCGGCTCGAACCTCGCACTCTCGTGTGATATCATCGTCGCCGCCGAGGACGCGACGCTCAGCGAGGGCTTCAAGAACGTCGGGCTGGCAATCGACTGCGGCGGCTCGTACCTGCTGACCCACAGTACGAGCCTCGCGAAGGCGAAGGAGCTCGTGATGACCGGCCGGCCGGTCGACGCGACGGAGGCAGAAGACATCGGCCTCGTCAACTACGCGGTCCCGGCTGACGAACTCGACGAGAAGGTCGACGAGCTCGTGGGACAGCTCCGCGACGGGCCGACTGCGGCCCTGGGGATGTCCAAACAGCTCCTCCACGAGGGCGTCAACGCGACGTTCGAGGAGGCGCTGGAGAACGAGGCACGTGCGAACGCCATCCTCGGCAACAGCGACGACCACGCCGAAGGTATCGCGGCGTTCCGCGAGCGGCGGTCTCCCGAGTTCACCGGGGAATAA
- a CDS encoding metal-sulfur cluster assembly factor translates to MQPGEAAALDEQCHEALRDVTDPELPISIVDLGLVYDVTVEDGHASVDMTLTAMGCPAAQLMTEEVSERLREFDEIERVDVEIVWDPVWTKDKMTDEGKMQLRSLGIAV, encoded by the coding sequence ATGCAGCCAGGTGAAGCAGCCGCGCTGGACGAGCAGTGCCACGAGGCGCTCCGTGACGTGACCGACCCCGAACTCCCCATCAGCATCGTCGACCTCGGATTGGTGTACGACGTGACGGTCGAGGACGGCCACGCGTCCGTGGACATGACGCTGACCGCGATGGGCTGTCCCGCCGCCCAGCTGATGACCGAGGAGGTCTCTGAGCGGCTCCGCGAGTTCGACGAGATCGAGCGCGTCGACGTGGAGATCGTCTGGGACCCGGTCTGGACGAAGGACAAGATGACCGACGAGGGCAAGATGCAGCTCCGTTCGCTCGGTATCGCGGTCTGA